One Salmo trutta chromosome 26, fSalTru1.1, whole genome shotgun sequence DNA window includes the following coding sequences:
- the oafa gene encoding out at first protein homolog, whose protein sequence is MFGSCVPPVSARINAFLWALIFLTTFGLCSELKVRVRLADGQITEEVLEADSEKDSITLEFKQEDGTLITFVADFKQHVKIFRALILGELERGQSQYQALCFISHLNHNEFIPSESMARLRQKNPQSIRTAEERRGLDQLTMNVAVNLSQAWQLSSHIHNMCSEAREAIYTRERDVKHWLERGVEGSMFEILPQSVDVVPVLLSCRSTRDLWQPCSCSFSLRLEWYPCLLKYCRNRDTTGKGSPYKCGIKSCSKGYQFTYYVPHKQLCLWDEEI, encoded by the exons ATGTTTGGGAGTTGTGTTCCACCGGTTTCAGCTCGGATAAATGCATTTCTCTGGGCACTAATATTTTTAACAACGTTCGGACTTTGTTCAGAGCTGAAAGTTCGTGTTCGTTTAGCTGATGGACAAATCACAGAGGAAGTTCTAGAAGCAGACAGTGAAAAAGACTCCATCACACTTGAGTTCAAACAGGAAGATGGAACTCTCATAACATTTGTTGCTGACTTCAAACAG CATGTGAAGATCTTCCGGGCGCTCATCCTTGGGGAGTTGGAGAGGGGCCAGAGCCAGTACCAGGCCCTGTGCTTCATCTCGCACCTCAACCACAACGAGTTCATTCCCAGCGAGTCCATGGCCCGACTCAGACAG AAAAACCCTCAATCCATTCGCACGGCGGAGGAGAGGCGGGGCCTGGACCAGCTGACCATGAACGTGGCGGTGAACCTGAGCCAGGCGTGGCAGCTCAGCAGCCACATCCACAACATGTGCAGCGAGGCCCGGGAGGCTATCTACACCCGGGAGAGGGACGTCAAACATTGGCTGGAGAGAG GAGTGGAGGGCTCCATGTTTGAGATCCTGCCCCAGTCGGTGGACGTGGTCCCGGTCCTGCTGTCGTGCCGCTCTACGAGAGACCTGTGGCAGCCCTGCTCCTGCAGCTTCAGCCTGCGTCTGGAGTGGTACCCCTGCCTGCTCAAGTACTGCCGCAACCGCGACACCACAGGCAAAGGCAGCCCCTACAAGTGCGGCATCAAGAGCTGCAGCAAAGGCTACCAATTCACATACTACGTCCCCCACAAACAGCTCTGTCTCTGGGATGAGGAGATTTAG
- the LOC115162936 gene encoding transmembrane protein 136-like, translating into MTSLAVGVVLCLTGWITLYILLCNTSGCHGSEWNCRLVTLLHGILAVCITAYIGYVDGPWPFTHPGTKNTPLQITAMVISLGYFIFDMGWCVYFSTEGPVMLAHHTMSILGILLTLSLGESGIESCAVLFGSEITNPLLQARWFLRQLGRYESLTGEAVDVLFVVLFVFMRIVVGGRMLYCELISPQPRFIIKCGGVAMYVLSWVFMVDIGRFAYRKSQSKYRRWRNQHRSETDNRHDGKTD; encoded by the exons ATGACATCGCTGGCTGTCGGCGTGGTCCTCTGCCTAACAGGCTGGATCACTCTCTACATCCTACTGTGTAACACCAGTGGCTGCCATGGCTCTGAGTGGAACTGTAGGCTGGTCACACTGCTCCATGGAATCCTTGCAGTCTGTATAACAGCATACATAGGCTATGTGGATGGACCTTGGCCCTTCACACATCCAG GCACAAAGAACACCCCCCTTCAGATCACTGCCATGGTCATTAGCCTGGGCTACTTCATCTTTGACATGGGCTGGTGTGTTTACTTCAGCACAGAGGGCCCGGTGATGCTGGCTCACCACACCATGAGTATCCTGGGTATCTTGTTGACCTTGAGCTTGGGAGAATCAGGCATCGAGTCCTGCGCTGTACTCTTTGGCAGTGAGATCACCAACCCCCTGCTGCAAGCTCGCTGGTTCCTGAGACAGTTGGGTCGCTATGAGAGCCTGACAGGGGAGGCGGTGGATGTTCTGTTTGTAGTGCTATTTGTGTTTATGCGCATAGTGGTTGGCGGAAGGATGTTGTACTGCGAGCTCATCTCCCCACAGCCCAGGTTCATTATAAAGTGTGGGGGAGTTGCCATGTATGTGCTGTCCTGGGTGTTCATGGTGGACATTGGTCGTTTCGCCTACCGCAAGAGTCAATCCAAATACAGACGCTGGAGAAACCAACACAGATCGGAAACAGATAACAGACATGATGGAAAGACAGACTGA